From Bradyrhizobium symbiodeficiens, the proteins below share one genomic window:
- a CDS encoding rhomboid family intramembrane serine protease, with product MATNTFGRRGVAAPPSRASIQPVVAPIAPEIVRDPARPFPSEGTLFGDNKLLADIPFLTIGLIFGLLLIFALQRSLAIDIARDGDLDVRSLIAQGASGYDLVVGRGEWWRIGLAPLLHGSGWHLISNCVGLFIVGVRLESLIGRGWFALIFVASAVAGEVGSLLGNGPGTVGVGASGAITGLIAALFVASFDPEADADQTISRLKTSLFFGVPALLPLAFGASGNVNYYAHAGGAVAGAALAITPWLAFWSYDSLPRSASMTLLAASLGSLICAGFAAVHYASYMADAVHYIRASEVPAKADEMVRRSFDLVTRYPRDARAHVFRSVFFLEQANLSAAETEARTALSLAASDVAGAPVRSGAQGLMAVLLWAQGRTSEAKAMAVEPCRAKLAEVRRILQKSKLCS from the coding sequence ATGGCGACCAACACTTTTGGCCGACGTGGCGTCGCGGCGCCGCCCTCAAGAGCGTCGATTCAACCCGTCGTCGCGCCGATCGCTCCGGAGATCGTGCGTGACCCCGCTCGGCCCTTTCCCAGTGAGGGGACGCTTTTCGGCGATAACAAGCTTCTGGCCGATATCCCTTTTCTCACCATTGGCCTGATTTTTGGCCTGCTCCTGATCTTCGCCCTGCAACGCAGTCTGGCCATCGACATTGCGCGGGACGGCGACCTTGATGTCCGCTCGCTGATTGCTCAGGGCGCCTCCGGTTATGATCTCGTCGTCGGACGAGGAGAGTGGTGGAGGATTGGCCTTGCGCCGCTGCTGCACGGCAGCGGGTGGCACCTCATCAGCAACTGCGTTGGATTGTTCATCGTCGGCGTCAGGTTGGAGTCTCTGATCGGCCGTGGCTGGTTTGCGCTGATCTTCGTCGCCAGTGCAGTGGCGGGTGAGGTCGGCTCTCTGTTGGGCAATGGCCCCGGCACGGTGGGCGTCGGCGCGTCCGGCGCCATTACCGGGCTCATCGCCGCACTGTTCGTCGCGAGCTTCGATCCCGAAGCGGATGCCGATCAAACCATATCGCGATTGAAGACGTCGCTCTTCTTCGGTGTGCCCGCATTGCTGCCGTTGGCCTTCGGTGCCTCGGGCAATGTCAACTATTATGCCCATGCGGGCGGTGCGGTGGCCGGCGCCGCGCTTGCGATCACGCCGTGGCTCGCCTTTTGGTCCTATGACAGCCTGCCGCGGAGCGCCAGCATGACGTTGCTTGCAGCCTCCCTCGGATCTCTGATCTGCGCCGGCTTCGCCGCCGTCCATTATGCGTCCTACATGGCCGATGCCGTGCATTATATCCGTGCGTCGGAAGTGCCGGCGAAGGCTGACGAGATGGTCAGGCGGTCGTTCGATCTCGTCACCCGCTACCCACGAGATGCGCGGGCCCACGTGTTCCGTTCAGTCTTCTTCCTGGAACAAGCGAACCTCAGTGCCGCCGAGACGGAGGCGCGAACCGCCCTGTCGCTCGCTGCTTCGGATGTGGCGGGTGCGCCGGTGCGCTCCGGGGCGCAGGGCTTGATGGCGGTGTTACTGTGGGCGCAGGGACGAACGAGCGAGGCGAAGGCCATGGCGGTCGAGCCCTGCCGTGCCAAGCTGGCTGAGGTGCGCCGCATCTTGCAGAAGTCGAAATTGTGCAGTTGA
- a CDS encoding MgtC/SapB family protein, which translates to MDRFNIGVHVVALAASFALAVPIGWDREKRARSAGLRTFPLVALASCGFVQASESLLVHSPDGMAKVIEGLITGIGFIGGGAILKQGNSVHGTATAASLWSTGAIGVSVGLGAYDVAVTIAVFTFLTLRLLTLAKEEGDL; encoded by the coding sequence TTGGACAGGTTCAACATCGGCGTTCATGTCGTTGCGCTGGCGGCCTCGTTTGCGCTTGCCGTTCCGATCGGGTGGGATCGCGAGAAGCGCGCGCGAAGCGCGGGCCTGCGCACATTTCCACTGGTCGCGCTGGCAAGCTGCGGCTTCGTGCAGGCGAGCGAAAGTCTTCTGGTGCATTCGCCCGACGGCATGGCCAAGGTGATCGAGGGCCTCATCACCGGCATCGGCTTCATCGGCGGCGGCGCGATCCTAAAGCAGGGCAATTCGGTACACGGCACCGCCACGGCCGCAAGCCTGTGGTCCACCGGTGCCATTGGCGTCTCCGTCGGGCTCGGTGCCTACGATGTCGCGGTGACGATTGCGGTGTTCACATTCCTGACACTTCGATTGCTGACGCTGGCCAAGGAAGAGGGAGACCTCTGA
- a CDS encoding cupin domain-containing protein — protein sequence MAKQKTSRPATKTAAKKRSGVKAAARSPARKAVKAKVRAAEPKKPARPRQRIAISHHREEDFKADGLRAYAKYRDLGIADASRGLAQAHVIRLQGPCDPAEVSKLHFHDVDFQMVYVLKGWVKTYMDGQGETLMKEGSAWTQPPKIKHMILDYSDDVELLEVILPAEFKTVELKA from the coding sequence ATGGCCAAGCAAAAGACATCAAGACCCGCCACGAAGACCGCGGCGAAGAAGCGGAGCGGCGTCAAGGCGGCAGCGCGATCCCCGGCACGCAAGGCGGTGAAGGCGAAGGTTCGCGCTGCCGAGCCGAAGAAGCCCGCACGCCCCAGGCAGCGCATCGCGATCAGCCATCACCGCGAGGAGGACTTCAAGGCCGATGGCCTGCGCGCTTACGCGAAATACCGCGACCTCGGCATCGCCGACGCCAGCCGCGGCCTCGCGCAAGCCCACGTGATCCGTCTGCAAGGTCCTTGCGATCCGGCCGAGGTGTCGAAACTGCATTTTCACGACGTCGACTTCCAGATGGTCTACGTGCTCAAGGGCTGGGTGAAGACCTACATGGACGGGCAGGGCGAGACCTTGATGAAGGAAGGCAGCGCCTGGACCCAGCCGCCGAAGATCAAGCACATGATCCTGGATTATTCCGACGACGTCGAACTGCTGGAGGTGATCCTGCCGGCGGAATTCAAGACAGTGGAGCTGAAGGCGTAG
- a CDS encoding tetratricopeptide repeat protein: MGNSVGQRAFQNARLQKRQKAEMLPLLGHALQLHKMGLLPEARAAYRQILQLAPNQFMALHMLGALESDAKNYQQAEILLSRAVAADPRSADAHMSLGIALNGLRRHDEACASYRKALALRPNHAATLSNLGNASVALDLHEEALHSYDKAIALNANLAEAHNGRGWALCRQRNYDEALASLNRALSIKPDYAAALANRATALRELQRFDEALADGNQAITLAPDDANGWLARASVLLQIQQIAQASHDCEQALAIDPDSIQAHLVLGLCLAGLGRVDEALASFDRALDIQPDLQSAISNKIFTLDFAGDATVERHQQARRVWWERVGAKIASEAMAPHDNSRDPDRRLVLGYVSSDFNAHSAALIFKPVLQHHDRTQFEVVCYACSSKVDATTSEFQGIADRWRDASQWTEDRLAAEIRADGIDILIDLSGHTRGNRLGVFARKPAPIQVHGWGHGTGTGLPTIDYLISDPVAIPFEVRHLFAETVVDLPCFVTLASLPTEIPRAPTPAISNGFVTFGVFNRISKISDEAAQVWSRILERVPGSRLLVKDVALDDQLVRENLLARFEACGLPAERVDLLGATLRSDHLASFNRVDICLDPFPQNGGVSTWEALQMGVPVVAKLGNSLPSRAAGSILTALGLPDWVTDSREAYIEIATSRGSAISELDRLRRELPDKIRTAAASNPVSYGRAVDDAYRAMWRRYCGAGA, from the coding sequence ATGGGCAACAGCGTAGGTCAGCGTGCATTTCAAAATGCCCGGCTTCAGAAACGGCAAAAAGCCGAAATGCTGCCGCTGCTCGGGCACGCGCTCCAGCTCCACAAGATGGGGCTTCTCCCCGAGGCCCGGGCTGCCTATCGCCAAATCCTGCAGCTCGCGCCCAACCAATTCATGGCGCTGCACATGCTCGGCGCTCTGGAGTCCGATGCAAAGAACTATCAGCAAGCCGAAATCCTGCTGAGCCGAGCCGTCGCCGCGGATCCGCGATCTGCCGATGCTCATATGAGCCTGGGCATCGCGCTCAACGGGCTGCGGCGGCACGACGAGGCCTGCGCGAGCTATCGAAAGGCCCTCGCCTTGCGGCCCAACCACGCCGCAACCCTCTCCAATCTCGGTAACGCGAGCGTGGCCCTCGATCTTCACGAGGAGGCGCTCCACAGCTACGACAAGGCGATCGCACTGAACGCAAACCTTGCCGAAGCCCACAACGGCCGGGGTTGGGCGCTGTGCCGTCAGCGCAACTATGACGAGGCCCTCGCAAGCTTGAACCGCGCGTTGTCGATCAAGCCCGACTATGCCGCGGCGCTGGCGAACCGTGCCACTGCTCTACGGGAGCTTCAGCGATTTGACGAAGCGCTGGCAGACGGCAACCAGGCCATCACGCTCGCTCCCGATGACGCGAATGGCTGGCTCGCCCGGGCCAGTGTCCTACTCCAGATCCAGCAGATTGCCCAGGCATCGCACGATTGCGAGCAGGCGCTCGCGATTGATCCCGATTCCATTCAAGCTCACCTGGTGCTGGGCCTTTGCCTTGCCGGACTTGGCCGGGTCGACGAAGCCCTCGCCAGTTTCGACAGAGCCCTCGACATCCAGCCCGACCTCCAGAGCGCGATCTCCAACAAGATCTTCACGCTCGATTTTGCGGGGGACGCCACCGTCGAACGGCATCAGCAGGCGCGCCGGGTGTGGTGGGAGCGTGTCGGCGCGAAAATCGCTTCAGAGGCGATGGCACCGCATGACAACAGCCGCGATCCGGATCGCCGCCTGGTGCTCGGCTATGTCTCGTCGGATTTCAACGCGCATTCGGCCGCGTTGATTTTCAAGCCGGTCCTTCAACACCACGACCGCACGCAGTTCGAGGTCGTGTGCTACGCTTGTTCGTCGAAAGTGGACGCGACGACGAGCGAATTTCAGGGGATCGCGGATCGCTGGCGCGACGCCTCGCAATGGACCGAAGATCGCCTCGCCGCCGAGATCCGCGCCGACGGCATCGACATCCTGATTGATCTGTCCGGCCATACCAGAGGGAACCGTCTCGGCGTGTTTGCGCGCAAGCCGGCACCCATCCAGGTGCATGGCTGGGGTCACGGCACCGGCACCGGGCTGCCGACGATCGATTACCTGATCTCGGACCCGGTCGCGATTCCCTTCGAGGTTCGGCATCTGTTTGCCGAGACTGTGGTCGACCTGCCGTGCTTCGTCACGCTGGCATCGCTGCCGACCGAGATTCCGCGGGCGCCAACGCCGGCGATCTCGAACGGCTTCGTCACCTTCGGCGTCTTCAACCGCATCAGCAAGATTTCGGACGAGGCCGCGCAAGTCTGGTCCAGGATTCTCGAGCGGGTGCCGGGTTCGCGACTGCTGGTCAAGGATGTTGCGCTGGACGACCAGCTGGTCCGCGAGAACCTGCTGGCGCGGTTCGAGGCTTGCGGATTGCCGGCCGAACGCGTCGATCTGCTCGGCGCAACCTTGCGAAGCGACCATCTGGCATCGTTCAATCGCGTCGACATCTGCCTCGACCCCTTCCCGCAGAATGGCGGTGTCAGCACATGGGAAGCCTTGCAGATGGGCGTGCCGGTGGTGGCGAAGCTCGGCAACAGCCTGCCCAGCCGTGCTGCCGGCTCCATTCTCACGGCGCTTGGCCTGCCGGACTGGGTCACGGACAGCCGTGAGGCGTACATCGAGATCGCAACCAGCCGAGGTTCTGCGATCAGCGAGCTCGATCGGTTGCGCCGCGAATTGCCCGACAAGATCCGGACCGCAGCCGCCAGCAACCCGGTCTCATACGGGCGAGCGGTCGACGACGCCTATCGCGCGATGTGGAGACGCTATTGCGGCGCCGGAGCCTGA
- a CDS encoding usg protein has protein sequence MVSRVGVVSDDFRKQVLGYGLTTAQILYRMPDHPSLLQTYIWQNYDMFPKFPALKDFLAFWQEKLDGPLHSVTVAHSKLIKPAELRAVDGVFRLH, from the coding sequence ATGGTCTCGCGGGTTGGGGTTGTTTCCGACGACTTCCGGAAACAGGTGCTGGGTTACGGGCTGACGACGGCGCAAATTCTCTATCGGATGCCGGATCATCCCTCGCTGCTTCAGACCTACATCTGGCAGAACTACGACATGTTTCCGAAATTCCCGGCCCTGAAGGATTTTCTGGCCTTCTGGCAGGAGAAGCTCGATGGTCCCCTCCATTCAGTCACCGTCGCGCACTCCAAGCTGATCAAGCCGGCCGAGTTGCGCGCCGTGGATGGCGTGTTCCGGCTGCATTGA
- a CDS encoding co-chaperone GroES → MKFRPLHDRVVVKRIDAEEKTAGGIIIPDTAKEKPSQGEVVAVGPGGRDEAGKLIPIDLKVGDRVLFGKWSGTEVKIDNVDLLIMKESDIMGVLDVPASKKKAA, encoded by the coding sequence ATGAAATTCCGTCCGCTTCACGACCGCGTCGTGGTCAAGCGCATCGACGCAGAAGAGAAGACCGCTGGCGGCATCATCATTCCCGACACTGCCAAGGAAAAGCCTTCGCAGGGCGAAGTCGTCGCCGTCGGCCCTGGTGGCCGTGACGAAGCCGGCAAGCTGATCCCGATCGATCTGAAGGTCGGCGACCGCGTGCTGTTCGGCAAATGGTCCGGCACCGAGGTCAAGATCGACAATGTCGACCTGCTGATCATGAAGGAAAGCGACATCATGGGCGTCCTCGACGTCCCCGCTTCCAAGAAGAAGGCGGCCTAA